Genomic window (Pseudomonas sp. L5B5):
GCCAGGTGTTGCCGGGTATGCAGCACCAGCCGCGCCAGGGCAACCTTGTCCGTGGCCTTGAGGGTTTCGCGCAGCAAGGCATAGACCTTGCCGCCGCGCCGATCCGGACTCAGGTAATAAGGGGTATCGAAGTGCTGCAGGGGAATCTCCCCGGCGGCGATGAAGGCGAATATATCGATGGTCTGGGTCGCCTCGGGCCGGGCCTGGCGAATCTCATCATCGCTGAGCACCACGTAGCGGCCTTTCTGGTATTCGATTCCCTTGACGATCTGCTTAGGGTCCAGTTCCTCGCCGCTGACCTTGTTGATCCGCCGATACCCCACCGGCTCCATGCTGCGCTTGTCCAGCCAGTCGAAGTCCAGCCTCTGGCTGGCAACGACACTGTTGAGGGACACCGGGATGTGCACCAGTGCGAAACTGATGGCGCCTTTCCAGATGGCTCGGGCCATGGCGACCTCCTGCAAGATTGTGCAAGCACAAGCACAAGGCAGCTGCGTCCCTCAGCGTCACGGACGGTCCGCGACGCAGCCACCCTGCGCACCTGAAGCATTCGACCCCGCCGGAAAAACCCTGTTCCCACCAATCGCCAGGTCCTCTGCGTGCCAATCGGTTCTCCTGGACGGGAGAAAACCGGCCTTCAGGCGCCTGAGCGACCGATCCGCCGACGT
Coding sequences:
- a CDS encoding Ku protein; the protein is MARAIWKGAISFALVHIPVSLNSVVASQRLDFDWLDKRSMEPVGYRRINKVSGEELDPKQIVKGIEYQKGRYVVLSDDEIRQARPEATQTIDIFAFIAAGEIPLQHFDTPYYLSPDRRGGKVYALLRETLKATDKVALARLVLHTRQHLALVRALEDALVLITLRWPDEVRSLDGLELDTSVTRPKLDKRELQMARRLVEDMSGHWEPEQYHDDFKDSILALVEEKASKGRIATVPAAVQDKGADILDLTELLKRSLAGTKATPDKPAKRTRRRAS